Proteins encoded by one window of Zingiber officinale cultivar Zhangliang unplaced genomic scaffold, Zo_v1.1 ctg198, whole genome shotgun sequence:
- the LOC122036708 gene encoding uncharacterized protein LOC122036708, with the protein MKGGGAWWRWAMVALIDEEEATTQLCFAFPMILTNVSYYAITLVSVNSWGAITGSPPRRPSGRSPPHQRHPCHLVGATLAMSSSGPPDLATHPDDIYLFFLVMRSRLVYDQLIDPPEATPPPRGQG; encoded by the coding sequence ATGAAAGGAGGAGGAGCATGGTGGAGGTGGGCAATGGTGGCGCTGATAGATGAGGAGGAGGCCACCACGCAACTCTGCTTCGCCTTCCCTATGATACTGACCAATGTCTCCTACTATGCCATCACCCTCGTCTCCGTTAACTCCTGGGGCGCAATCACCGGATCTCCACCTCGCCGGCCATCTGGCCGATCTCCACCTCACCAGCGGCACCCTTGCCACCTCGTCGGCGCCACCCTTGCCATGTCTAGCTCTGGGCCACCAGATCTAGCTACTCATCCGGATGATATTTATCTATTCTTCTTGGTCATGAGGAGTCGACTAGTGTATGACCAGCTCATCGATCCACCTGAGGCCACCCCCCCACCCCGGGGCCAAG